A portion of the Glycine max cultivar Williams 82 chromosome 10, Glycine_max_v4.0, whole genome shotgun sequence genome contains these proteins:
- the LOC112998125 gene encoding uncharacterized protein At4g14450, chloroplastic — protein sequence MAESHRTRPSRRQPSRLQSRAPSSLQINRTVEWNVAIPLLSPLVSSPPPPPQKDEPPPPQQQRPPEKVVFKKWQHPAAPFCYEPPSRVPPFVNV from the coding sequence ATGGCCGAATCCCACAGAACCCGACCCTCCCGCCGGCAGCCCAGCCGCCTGCAGAGCCGCGCCCCGTCGTCGCTCCAGATAAACCGCACCGTCGAGTGGAACGTCGCGATCCCGCTGCTGTCCCCGCTGGTCTCGTCGCCCCCTCCGCCGCCGCAGAAGGACGAGCCGCCACCGCCGCAGCAACAACGCCCGCCGGAAAAAGTTGTCTTCAAAAAGTGGCAGCACCCCGCCGCACCGTTTTGCTACGAACCACCTTCGCGGGTTCCTCCTTTCGTTAACgtgtaa
- the LOC100499785 gene encoding uncharacterized protein LOC100499785 precursor (The RefSeq protein has 1 substitution compared to this genomic sequence), translated as MGFSSFLGRVLFASLFILSAWQMFNEFDANGGPISKELIPKLSVVKNNLSSKLGVALPDIDARQFIATIIFLKGVGGILFVFGSTFGSFLLLLHLAITTPLLYDFYNHSPGKPKYNQLLNDFLLNTALFGALLFFIGMKNSIPRSQLRKKTPKAKTVWKK; from the exons ATGGGGTTCTCCTCCTTTCTGGGTCGTGTTCTCTTTGCCTCCCTCTTCATCCTCTCCGCATGGCAGAT GTTTAATGAATTTGATGCCAATGGTGGACCCATCTCGAAAGAGTTGATTCCCAAACTCAGTGTGGTGAAGAATAATTTATCCTCTAAATTGGGGGTAGCGCTACCAGATATTGAT GCCCGGCAATTCATTGCTACCATCATATTTCTTAAGGGGGTTGGAGggattttgtttgtgtttggaagCACATTTGGATCTTTCCTACTG CTTTTGCATCTGGCGATTACTACTCCACTTCTGTACGATTTCTATAACCATAGCCCCGGCAAGCCTAAGTACAATCAGCTGCTGAATGATTTCTTGCTG AACACAGCACTTTTTGGGGCATTGCTATTCTTTATTGGAATGAAGAACTCAATTCCCAGGAGTCAGCTCAGGAAGAAGACCCCTAAAGCTAAGACAGTTTAGAAAAAATAG
- the LOC100499785 gene encoding uncharacterized protein isoform X1, with translation MGFSSFLGRVLFASLFILSAWQMFNEFDANGGPISKELIPKLSVVKNNLSSKLGVALPDIDARQFIATIIFLKGVGGILFVFGSTFGSFLLLLHLAITTPLLYDFYNHSPGKPKYNQLLNDFLLNTALFGALLFFIGMKNSIPRSQLRKKTPKAKTV, from the exons ATGGGGTTCTCCTCCTTTCTGGGTCGTGTTCTCTTTGCCTCCCTCTTCATCCTCTCCGCATGGCAGAT GTTTAATGAATTTGATGCCAATGGTGGACCCATCTCGAAAGAGTTGATTCCCAAACTCAGTGTGGTGAAGAATAATTTATCCTCTAAATTGGGGGTAGCGCTACCAGATATTGAT GCCCGGCAATTCATTGCTACCATCATATTTCTTAAGGGGGTTGGAGggattttgtttgtgtttggaagCACATTTGGATCTTTCCTACTG CTTTTGCATCTGGCGATTACTACTCCACTTCTGTACGATTTCTATAACCATAGCCCCGGCAAGCCTAAGTACAATCAGCTGCTGAATGATTTCTTGCTG AACACAGCACTTTTTGGGGCATTGCTATTCTTTATTGGAATGAAGAACTCAATTCCCAGGAGTCAGCTCAGGAAGAAGACCCCTAAAGCTAAGACAGTTTAG
- the LOC100797754 gene encoding enoyl-CoA delta isomerase 2, peroxisomal has protein sequence MTHTLARNNTMCTLEKRGPLFVLTLTSEFDDQHRLNPTLLSSLLAALSEVKSQATAGSALLTAAHGRFFCNGFDFRWAQAAGDQPSARLRLRRMSDALRPVLAALLSLPIPTVAAVSGHAAAAGAIFALAHDYVLMRADRGVIYFPEVDLGITLPEYFAAVAGAKIPAAALRDVVLAGRKVRAEGAVEMGIVHSAHDSAEGTVEAAMRLGEELARRKWVGDAYAEIRKSLYPEVCAALGLTPKTIVSKI, from the coding sequence ATGACTCACACGCTGGCAAGAAACAACACGATGTGCACATTAGAGAAGAGAGGACCCCTCTTCGTCCTAACCCTAACCAGCGAATTCGACGACCAGCACCGCCTCAACCCCACCCTCCTATCTTCCCTCCTCGCTGCGCTCTCCGAAGTCAAGTCCCAAGCCACCGCCGGCTCCGCCCTCCTCACCGCCGCGCACGGCAGATTCTTCTGCAACGGCTTCGACTTCCGCTGGGCCCAGGCCGCCGGCGACCAGCCCTCCGCCCGCCTCCGCCTCCGCCGCATGTCCGACGCCCTCCGCCCCGTCCTCGCCGCGCTCCTCTCCCTCCCCATCCCCACCGTTGCCGCCGTCTCCGGCCACGCCGCCGCTGCCGGAGCAATCTTCGCCCTCGCGCACGACTACGTCCTCATGCGCGCCGACCGCGGTGTGATCTACTTTCCGGAGGTGGACCTGGGAATCACTCTTCCAGAATACTTCGCCGCCGTCGCCGGGGCGAAGATCCCGGCGGCGGCGCTGCGTGACGTTGTGTTGGCCGGAAGGAAGGTTAGGGCGGAGGGGGCGGTGGAGATGGGGATCGTGCACTCGGCGCACGATAGCGCGGAGGGCACCGTGGAGGCTGCGATGCGCCTGGGGGAGGAGTTAGCACGGAGAAAGTGGGTTGGGGACGCTTATGCGGAAATCAGAAAGAGTTTGTACCCTGAAGTGTGTGCTGCTTTGGGATTAACACCCAAAACCATCGTTTCTAAGATCTGA
- the LOC100815890 gene encoding 1-aminocyclopropane-1-carboxylate oxidase homolog 1 yields MADSDREKELKAFDDTKLGVKGLVDAGITKIPRIFHHPPDNFKKASDLGYKDYTIPVIDLASIREDLRERERVVERIKEASETWGFFQIVNHGIPVSTLEEMVDGVLRFFEQDSEVKKEFYTRELRPFFYTSNYNLYTTAPTTWKDSFYCNLAPNAPKPEDLPAVCRDILVEYSNEVLKLGTLLFELLSEALGLDPTYLTNIGCTEGLFAFSHYYPACPEPELTMGTAKHSDMDFITVLLQGHIGGLQVFHKDMWIDLPPLTGALVVNIGDFLQLISNDKFKSAQHRVLANPIGPRVSIACFFSTGLNPTSRIYGPIKELLSEDNPAKYREFTVPKFLAHHRTKCLNGTSPLLHFRI; encoded by the exons ATGGCTGATTCAGATAGAGAAAAGGAGCTCAAGGCTTTTGATGACACAAAACTTGGTGTGAAAGGACTTGTTGATGCAGGCATCACCAAGATACCTCGCATTTTCCATCATCCACCAGATAACTTCAAGAAGGCCTCAGATTTAGGCTATAAAGATTACACTATTCCTGTTATAGACCTCGCAAGCATTCGTGAAGATCTGAGAGAACGCGAAAGGGTTGTTGAGAGAATCAAAGAAGCATCAGAGACATGGGGTTTCTTTCAGATTGTGAATCATGGCATCCCTGTGAGTACTCTTGAGGAGATGGTAGATGGGGTGCTAAGGTTTTTTGAGCAAGATAGTGAGGTCAAGAAGGAGTTTTATACTCGTGAGCTAAGACCATTTTTTTACACTAGCAATTATAACTTATATACTACTGCTCCAACTACTTGGAAGGACTCTTTCTACTGCAATTTGGCTCCTAATGCCCCTAAGCCAGAAGATTTGCCAGCAGTATGCAG AGACATACTGGTGGAATACTCAAATGAAGTATTGAAATTGGGGACTTTATTATTTGAGTTATTATCAGAAGCTCTTGGTCTGGATCCAACTTACTTAACCAATATTGGTTGCACTGAGGGGCTTTTTGCTTTTAGCCACTACTATCCTGCATGTCCTGAACCAGAATTAACTATGGGAACAGCAAAGCATTCTGATATGGATTTTATTACAGTGCTCTTACAAGGCCATATTGGTGGCCTCCAAGTTTTTCATAAGGACATGTGGATTGATTTACCCCCTCTAACTGGGGCCCTAGTTGTTAACATCGGTGATTTTTTGCAG CTTATCTCAAATGACAAATTCAAGAGCGCTCAGCATAGAGTACTGGCCAATCCTATAGGTCCAAGGGTGTCTATTGCATGCTTTTTTAGCACAGGTCTTAATCCAACTTCAAGGATTTATGGTCCCATCAAGGAACTTTTATCTGAAGACAATCCTGCAAAATACAGAGAATTTACCGTTCCTAAATTTTTAGCTCACCACAGAACAAAATGTCTGAATGGTACTTCTCCACTACTGCATTTCAGGATTTGA
- the LOC100815355 gene encoding nodulin-44 → MTLFLYIGTLVAEDADIDKAINNARDADIGKAINPTEDADIGLLSEPEAYESPVFKKYVTQCTPHVATTCSITSRTDLKIESEAILGLCLFDSMERCLVQHEIGNVNYRLFRPPSPPPGRGPPIEPIDPIPPWIPSPPIVPRTKLDNHQHLQYYQTLLTETTKFRTVLRRCTHVSAQSCLTAPNVASSTLLAACLIPSMNQCVYPARAQSASSPQI, encoded by the exons ATGACTCTATTCCTATACATAGGTACGTTAGTTGCAGAAGATGCTGATATTGACAAAGCTATTAATAATGCAAGAGATGCTGATATTGGTAAGGCCATTAATCCAACAGAAGACGCTGATATTGGTCTTCTTAGCGAACCTGAGGCCTATGAGTCTCCCGTATTCAAAAAATACGTGACACAGTGCACTCCGCATGTTGCTACAACATGCAGTATTACAAGTAGGACGGACTTAAAG ATTGAAAGTGAAGCAATATTGGGTCTTTGTCTTTTTGATTCTATGGAGAGATGCTTGGTACAGCATGAAATAGGCAACGTTAATTATCGATTATTCAGGCCACCAAGCCCACCACCAGGACGAGGACCACCAATTGAACCAATAGATCCAATTCCCCCATGGATTCCATCACCACCCATAGTTCCTAGGACCAAACTAGATAACCATCAACATCTCCAATATTATCAGACACTTCTCACTGAGACTACAAAATTCCGAACCGTCTTGAGAAGATGTACTCATGTTAGTGCACAGAGTTGTCTCACTGCTCCTAATGTTGCTTCATCCACACTTTTAGCGGCTTGTCTCATTCCATCCATGAATCAATGCGTGTATCCCGCTAGAGCTCAATCTG CAAGCTCACCTCAGATATGA